The following proteins are co-located in the Vigna unguiculata cultivar IT97K-499-35 chromosome 9, ASM411807v1, whole genome shotgun sequence genome:
- the LOC114164556 gene encoding uncharacterized protein LOC114164556 isoform X2: MPKRGRPKKSAKARESIPDSQIRMQPPQFMDLEMQAMEREIGAIRERRETDIEHCLTELRLLRSRFSSEELRKLVLQVFEETLPNLSIVYDERNKNIDVKWRENEGCNDGMDVRASLLQSLSIESIRRFPGFDYSASAGRMSFIGAGNLQFKDIALDEPSDTHTLAVQEGLQTPGHFADD; this comes from the exons ATGCCGAAGCGTGGTAGACCGAAGAAATCTGCGAAAGCACGCGAATCAATACCAGACTCTCAAATTCGGATGCAACCACCTCAATTCATGGACCTCGAAATGCAAG CGATGGAGAGAGAAATTGGAGCGATTAGGGAGCGTCGCGAGACGGATATCGAGCACTGCCTCACGGAACTCCGATTGTTGCGCTCGCGTTTCAGCAGCGAGGAGCTTCGGAAGCTTGTGTTGCAGGTTTTTGAAGAAACCCTGCCTAATCTCTCTATTGTGTACGACGAACGCAACAAGAATATAGATGTGAAATGGAGAGAGAACGAGGGTTGTAACGATGGAATGGATGTCCGCGCTTCTTTGCTCCAAAGTTTGTCCATCGAATCCATCCGTCGCTTCCCTGGCTTTGACTATTCTGCCAGTGCAG GGAGAATGAGCTTTATCGGTGCTGGTAACCTTCAATTTAAGGACATT GCTTTGGACGAGCCATCTGACACTCACACTCTAGCAGTACAGGAAGGTCTTCAGACTCCCGGG CATTTTGCAGATGACTAG
- the LOC114195918 gene encoding uncharacterized protein LOC114195918, with the protein MERIRRLLEVVAWRGEQHESDAEVGEGAAVSGDEVEAMQQQKDEERIDEGGKRRMMMKGAKLVGRALEDVERCNRKKVGGRPSFFDCNICLSTAEDPVLTCCGHIFCWPCFYHLPCSYANAKECPACGGEVIETNIIPIYGNANANADSTATHSDDPDLPSSILPPRPPAPRISRFTYHYF; encoded by the exons ATG GAACGTATTAGGCGGCTTCTTGAAGTAGTAGCCTGGAGAGGCGAGCAGCATGAGAGTGACGCGGAGGTTGGAGAAGGTGCAGCGGTGAGTGGGGATGAAGTGGAAGCAATGCAGCAGCAGAAAGATGAGGAAAGAATAGACGAAGGTGGGAAAAGGCGCATGATGATGAAAGGAGCGAAACTGGTAGGTAGAGCATTGGAGGATGTGGAAAGGTGTAACCGTAAGAAAGTTGGTGGAAGACCAAGTTTTTTCGACTGCAACATATGCCTGAGCACAGCAGAAGATCCTGTGTTGACTTGCTGTGGTCACATCTTTTGCTGGCCCTGCTTTTATCACTTGCCATGTTCCTATGCAAATGCAAAGGAGTGCCCTGCTTGTGGCGGAGAGGTCATTGAAACAAACATTATTCCAATTTATGGTAATGCTAATGCTAATGCTGATTCCACTGCCACTCACAGTGATGATCCTGATCTACCTTCTTCCATACTTCCTCCTCGACCTCCTGCACCCAGAATTAGCCGTTTTACTTATCATTACTTTTAG
- the LOC114163862 gene encoding repetitive proline-rich cell wall protein 2, whose protein sequence is MASLSSLVLLLAVLVLSPQGLANYEKPPVEKPPVYKPPIEKPPVYKPPVEKPPVYKPPVEKPPVYKPPVEKPPVYKPPVEKPPVYKPPVEKPPVYKPPVEKPPVYKPPVEKPPVYKPPVEKPPVYKPPVEKPPVYKPPVEKPPVYKPPVEKPPVYKPPVYKPPVEKPPVYKPPVEKPPVYKPPVEKPPVYKPPVEKPPVYKPPVEKPPVYKPPVEKPPVYKPPVEKPPVYKPPVEKPPVYKPPVEKPPVYKPPVEKPPVYKPPVEKPPVYKPPVEKPPVYKPPVYTPPHPKYPPSSN, encoded by the coding sequence ATGGCTTCCTTAAGCTCCCTAGTTCTGCTTCTTGCAGTTCTGGTTCTGTCCCCTCAAGGGCTTGCTAACTATGAGAAGCCCCCAGTAGAAAAACCTCCTGTATACAAGCCTCCCATTGAAAAACCACCGGTCTATAAGCCACCAGTAGAAAAACCACCGGTTTACAAGCCTCCAGTTGAGAAACCACCGGTTTACAAGCCCCCGGTAGAGAAACCACCAGTGTACAAACCCCCGGTAGAGAAACCACCGGTTTACAAGCCTCCGGTTGAGAAACCACCCGTTTACAAGCCCCCTGTTGAGAAACCACCGGTTTACAAGCCTCCGGTTGAGAAACCACCGGTGTACAAGCCCCCAGTTGAAAAACCACCAGTGTACAAGCCTCCAGTTGAGAAACCACCGGTGTACAAACCCCCAGTTGAGAAACCACCGGTTTACAAGCCCCCAGTTGAAAAACCACCCGTGTACAAGCCACCAGTGTATAAGCCCCCAGTAGAGAAACCACCGGTGTACAAACCCCCCGTTGAAAAACCACCAGTGTACAAGCCCCCCGTTGAGAAACCACCAGTTTACAAGCCTCCAGTTGAGAAACCACCAGTGTACAAGCCCCCCGTTGAGAAACCACCGGTGTACAAACCCCCAGTTGAGAAACCACCGGTGTACAAGCCCCCCGTTGAGAAACCACCGGTTTACAAGCCCCCAGTTGAAAAACCACCGGTGTACAAGCCCCCGGTTGAAAAGCCACCGGTTTACAAGCCACCAGTTGAAAAACCACCGGTGTACAAGCCTCCAGTGGAGAAGCCACCGGTGTACAAGCCCCCAGTTGAAAAACCACCCGTTTACAAGCCCCCAGTGTACACGCCACCTCACCCAAAGTACCCTCCAAGCTCCAACTGA
- the LOC114164556 gene encoding uncharacterized protein LOC114164556 isoform X1: MPKRGRPKKSAKARESIPDSQIRMQPPQFMDLEMQAMEREIGAIRERRETDIEHCLTELRLLRSRFSSEELRKLVLQVFEETLPNLSIVYDERNKNIDVKWRENEGCNDGMDVRASLLQSLSIESIRRFPGFDYSASAGRMSFIGAGNLQFKDIALDEPSDTHTLAVQEGLQTPGMTSQRLSVGMTPKTLRLPRPGEMLFSVHGSPVGVFKEMEAINESEEG; the protein is encoded by the exons ATGCCGAAGCGTGGTAGACCGAAGAAATCTGCGAAAGCACGCGAATCAATACCAGACTCTCAAATTCGGATGCAACCACCTCAATTCATGGACCTCGAAATGCAAG CGATGGAGAGAGAAATTGGAGCGATTAGGGAGCGTCGCGAGACGGATATCGAGCACTGCCTCACGGAACTCCGATTGTTGCGCTCGCGTTTCAGCAGCGAGGAGCTTCGGAAGCTTGTGTTGCAGGTTTTTGAAGAAACCCTGCCTAATCTCTCTATTGTGTACGACGAACGCAACAAGAATATAGATGTGAAATGGAGAGAGAACGAGGGTTGTAACGATGGAATGGATGTCCGCGCTTCTTTGCTCCAAAGTTTGTCCATCGAATCCATCCGTCGCTTCCCTGGCTTTGACTATTCTGCCAGTGCAG GGAGAATGAGCTTTATCGGTGCTGGTAACCTTCAATTTAAGGACATT GCTTTGGACGAGCCATCTGACACTCACACTCTAGCAGTACAGGAAGGTCTTCAGACTCCCGGG ATGACTAGTCAGAGGTTGTCTGTTGGGATGACACCCAAAACACTTAGACTGCCCAGACCTGGCGAGATGCTTTTCTCTGTTCATGGATCACCTGTAGGTGTTTTCAAGGAAATGGAAGCCATAAATG AGTCGGAGGAAGGTTGA